The sequence below is a genomic window from Deltaproteobacteria bacterium.
CGTGTCCTGCCCGCCCTGCTGTCCTTGGCCTGCGCCCTGGTCACGCATGCCACGTTCCTGGCCGCGACCCTTGTCTGGCTCGGTCAGGGGCCGGGGGCAACCATCGGTCCGGGTCTTCCAGCCCTGGACCTGGGCGCGTCAATTCTGGGTGACGGAGGCGGCAATCCCGGCCAGCAAAATATCCCGATCATCCAGGCCGGACCACGCCAAACCGCCATTCCCCCGGACGCGCGCGCCGACCAGCCCATCCCCCGAAACAATGACGCGCCAGCTCCACCGTCAAGGCCATCCTCGACTCCCGCCCTTCCAGCCCAGCCCACGCCGCGCGTACCGCAAAAAAACAAAACCGCGCCCGTGGCCAAACCACATCGACCACGTCCGCCCAATCCTGAAGCAGCATCCATCAGCCCACAGACCCGGCTGTCACGGCAAAGCACTCTGACCGCCATGACCGGCACGAACCTGACGATCACCGGAAACTCGGCCAGCACCTCCATGCCGGGCAACGGAGACAGGCCGTCCGAGAACAAACCCGGCCACGGCGGCGGAGCGTCCTCGATTCACCGTGGAGGCGGCACGGCAGGCGGCGGGATGGGGCCGTTACATTTCGGCGCCCCAAACGGCC
It includes:
- a CDS encoding TonB family protein, whose product is MTPEQRFFPTSGNDKLNIHDDVLEGQDAAWLVDTCPDARPNTRPNTALAGEIGKAAGSVHGKKPRRVLPALLSLACALVTHATFLAATLVWLGQGPGATIGPGLPALDLGASILGDGGGNPGQQNIPIIQAGPRQTAIPPDARADQPIPRNNDAPAPPSRPSSTPALPAQPTPRVPQKNKTAPVAKPHRPRPPNPEAASISPQTRLSRQSTLTAMTGTNLTITGNSASTSMPGNGDRPSENKPGHGGGASSIHRGGGTAGGGMGPLHFGAPNGPGIARLVRPEYPREARRQGREGTVILKLSLDASGHVEAVEILRQAGFGMEEAAREAALRSRFRPATMNGRPVACQAILPLHFQLR